A single Endozoicomonas sp. NE40 DNA region contains:
- a CDS encoding O-antigen ligase family protein, protein MLGSIHLIRSKVSEVFCWYFFLFLLFISVFIDNGKAVVNFYRVWVCIPVLLCVRWSDIKGIVNVRFVQYFLALTVWLSLSLLWSDSDKLHNMAAKILATTALLFMIGNLVAHQNIRLIQAEFYYIGSALVLIVMIYLKWGYLGNDYSGNPLGSFGYYNLVAWFLSAAAIVALSLICNKPRKSTLWLLVAAFIVLLTSVVMFKSRGALLGLLTGCTLLITRLYWTVFVSLKGILYVLVVSTSIFLLFTLFIDTNSMTVYVSDLLSRADAGRFLIYENAYKTITESISTLLFGHGIAADPGNIVWRGMKVAHWHSIYVSTLFFGGLVGLLLFLLCVFKRPYEIYIKKAKPNSWDFVVMGMMVTLMFDGNRIYEYPGGMLLAFTLPLFLANFIGSRETQSQSEA, encoded by the coding sequence ATGTTAGGCAGTATTCATTTGATTAGAAGCAAGGTGTCTGAAGTTTTTTGCTGGTATTTTTTTCTTTTCCTATTGTTTATATCTGTATTTATCGATAACGGAAAAGCAGTTGTTAATTTTTATAGAGTTTGGGTTTGTATCCCTGTATTACTCTGTGTTCGCTGGAGTGATATAAAAGGAATTGTTAATGTTCGATTTGTTCAGTATTTCCTGGCGCTAACCGTCTGGCTATCCCTTAGTTTGTTGTGGTCTGATAGTGATAAACTACACAATATGGCAGCGAAAATACTGGCGACGACTGCCTTGTTGTTCATGATTGGTAATTTAGTTGCGCATCAAAATATTCGTTTGATACAGGCTGAGTTTTATTATATTGGCTCTGCACTTGTTTTAATTGTCATGATATATTTGAAGTGGGGCTATTTGGGCAATGACTATTCTGGTAACCCATTAGGAAGTTTTGGCTATTATAATCTGGTAGCATGGTTTTTATCTGCAGCTGCTATTGTTGCGCTCTCCCTGATTTGTAATAAACCCCGGAAGAGTACTCTCTGGCTTCTCGTTGCAGCCTTTATAGTTCTCCTTACTTCTGTTGTTATGTTTAAATCGAGAGGTGCATTGCTCGGTCTGTTAACGGGCTGTACTCTTCTAATAACCAGATTGTACTGGACGGTTTTTGTATCACTGAAGGGCATTCTGTATGTGTTGGTAGTGAGCACGTCTATATTTTTGTTGTTCACCCTTTTTATTGATACGAATTCAATGACCGTTTATGTTTCTGATTTGCTAAGTAGAGCAGATGCCGGCAGGTTTCTCATCTATGAAAACGCGTATAAAACGATTACAGAATCAATTTCAACATTATTGTTTGGTCATGGGATAGCAGCAGATCCAGGTAATATTGTATGGAGAGGAATGAAAGTTGCCCACTGGCATTCTATTTATGTCAGCACACTGTTTTTTGGTGGACTTGTGGGGTTGTTATTGTTTCTTCTGTGTGTTTTTAAACGTCCTTACGAAATCTACATTAAAAAGGCAAAACCCAATTCCTGGGATTTCGTAGTGATGGGGATGATGGTCACCCTGATGTTCGATGGTAATCGAATCTATGAGTATCCCGGAGGCATGCTTCTGGCGTTTACCCTTCCTTTATTCCTTGCCAACTTTATTGGTAGTCGTGAAACTCAGTCACAATCAGAAGCCTGA
- a CDS encoding undecaprenyl-phosphate glucose phosphotransferase, translating to MPQGFSLSRSNLPATLFILLDILTSYLTAHTAFWLRFSYVETSFNYQSLSVIHAFLVVGTSGMFGVYQSWRGRSLSYFLGIVIFSWVISFTLLVAFLVMTKSTEQYSRLWLGSWIVLSILLSIVFRILITVFLRSIRIRGRNSKRVLVIGRGRNFYSIIHEMGHRNEWGYRLDACLEYDQLSRVRELVESQLKKDSDFDECWLCLPLKDSTIIEEILFTLRYQTMDIRYMPGLRDMALLNHRVTPIGGFYSLDLSCSPLNEWNSMIKRIEDVMLSLVAIFIASPVMLAIAFLVKITSEGPVLFKQRRLGANGEQIEVYKFRTMYVHNEADGKVTQAVKNDQRLTSIGGFLRRNSLDELPQFLNVLKGNMSVVGPRPHALAHNEQYKELVDSYMKRHKVKPGITGLAQVNGFRGETDTLAKMQKRVEMDLKYINSWSLSLDFKIICLTVYKSFSDTNAY from the coding sequence ATGCCTCAAGGATTTTCCCTAAGTCGTTCAAATCTTCCAGCAACCTTGTTTATATTGTTGGATATTTTGACATCTTACCTGACAGCTCATACTGCGTTCTGGCTGAGGTTTAGCTATGTAGAAACTAGTTTTAACTATCAGTCCCTGAGTGTTATACATGCATTTCTAGTGGTCGGAACTTCAGGGATGTTTGGAGTCTATCAATCATGGAGAGGTCGTTCCTTATCATACTTTCTTGGCATTGTAATATTTAGCTGGGTTATTTCCTTCACTCTGCTGGTTGCTTTTCTGGTGATGACTAAGTCAACTGAACAATATTCTCGTTTATGGCTTGGATCCTGGATTGTTCTATCCATTTTGTTGAGCATTGTATTCAGAATATTGATCACTGTATTTTTACGGTCAATCCGTATTCGCGGAAGAAACTCGAAACGTGTTTTGGTGATTGGGCGTGGTCGCAATTTTTATTCAATTATTCACGAAATGGGTCATCGTAATGAATGGGGTTATCGGCTGGATGCCTGTCTTGAATATGATCAGTTATCTAGGGTAAGGGAACTTGTTGAGAGTCAGCTTAAAAAAGACAGTGATTTTGATGAGTGCTGGTTATGTCTGCCACTGAAAGATAGCACTATTATAGAAGAAATTTTGTTTACGTTACGCTATCAGACAATGGATATCCGTTATATGCCCGGGCTCAGGGATATGGCTTTGTTAAATCATCGGGTAACCCCTATTGGTGGGTTCTATTCTCTTGATTTGAGTTGCTCTCCTTTGAATGAATGGAATTCTATGATTAAGCGCATAGAAGATGTCATGCTATCTTTAGTTGCTATTTTCATTGCTTCGCCTGTTATGCTCGCTATTGCCTTTCTGGTTAAAATAACGTCTGAAGGTCCTGTGCTTTTTAAACAGAGACGATTAGGTGCAAATGGTGAGCAAATAGAAGTGTATAAATTCCGAACTATGTATGTACATAATGAAGCTGACGGAAAGGTGACTCAAGCTGTAAAGAATGATCAGCGTTTAACATCAATTGGCGGTTTTTTGCGAAGAAACAGTCTGGACGAATTGCCCCAGTTTCTAAATGTTTTAAAGGGAAATATGTCAGTGGTTGGCCCTAGACCTCATGCGCTCGCCCATAATGAACAATATAAAGAGCTTGTCGATTCATACATGAAACGTCATAAAGTAAAACCTGGCATTACAGGTCTGGCACAGGTTAATGGTTTCCGTGGAGAAACGGATACACTAGCAAAAATGCAAAAACGCGTTGAAATGGATTTGAAATATATTAATTCATGGTCACTATCTTTGGATTTTAAAATTATTTGTCTTACTGTTTATAAAAGCTTCTCTGATACTAATGCTTATTAA
- a CDS encoding CvpA family protein, which produces MTFTWIDWIIAAIIIVSALISLKRGFFKEVLSLLTWIAALFIAWSFGGSLSLHLNDFIETPSLRLITASILLFIATLLVGGLVNKIFATLVQATGLTGTDRLLGMVFGALRGCLLVILLVGLMSFAPLEDDLAWKNSTLLPHFIMLADWSKQTVMQIVDPALQVVPSTPI; this is translated from the coding sequence TTGACCTTCACCTGGATCGACTGGATCATAGCCGCCATTATTATCGTCTCAGCCCTGATCAGCCTGAAACGAGGTTTTTTTAAAGAGGTTCTATCTTTATTAACATGGATTGCCGCCCTGTTTATCGCCTGGTCTTTTGGCGGAAGTCTGTCACTTCATCTCAATGACTTTATAGAAACACCATCGCTGCGCTTAATCACTGCCAGCATCTTATTGTTTATCGCTACTTTACTGGTTGGCGGTCTGGTTAATAAGATCTTTGCTACCCTGGTTCAGGCAACAGGTCTAACGGGAACCGACCGTTTATTGGGCATGGTTTTTGGTGCTTTGAGGGGCTGTTTGCTGGTCATTCTTCTGGTTGGTTTGATGAGCTTTGCGCCGTTGGAAGATGACCTGGCGTGGAAAAATTCAACGCTCCTGCCACATTTTATTATGCTGGCTGACTGGTCGAAGCAGACCGTAATGCAGATTGTAGACCCTGCTTTACAGGTCGTACCCTCAACTCCCATCTGA